One genomic region from Candidatus Endomicrobiellum trichonymphae encodes:
- the purQ gene encoding phosphoribosylformylglycinamidine synthase I yields MKKVKALILRTAGTNCDCETQVAFELSGAVAERIHINALIEKKNEIFEYDILAFPGGFSYGDDIASGKILANEVKNKLGDRIKKFALSGRPIIGICNGFQVLVKMGLLPDTELFEQVSTLSYNDSDKFECRWVYLKTEKKIKNESNCIWTKNLPDIISLPVAHGEGKFIPDGRKLLDSLNKNNQIVFRYCSKDGGKPEYPLDPNGSVDQIAGICNTSGSVFGLMPHPERYIFALQHPVGESFYGGCGWGKVIFQNAVDFVK; encoded by the coding sequence ATGAAAAAAGTCAAAGCATTAATTTTAAGAACTGCAGGGACAAATTGCGACTGCGAGACACAGGTTGCTTTTGAATTGTCCGGAGCTGTTGCGGAACGCATACATATTAACGCTCTTATTGAAAAAAAAAATGAAATTTTTGAGTATGATATTCTGGCTTTTCCCGGCGGATTTTCTTATGGCGACGACATAGCATCTGGCAAAATATTGGCAAATGAAGTCAAGAACAAACTCGGCGATAGAATTAAGAAGTTTGCTCTAAGCGGCAGACCTATTATTGGAATATGCAACGGTTTTCAGGTTTTGGTCAAAATGGGGTTGCTTCCCGACACAGAACTTTTTGAACAAGTTTCCACTCTTTCTTATAATGACTCGGACAAGTTTGAATGCCGCTGGGTTTATTTGAAAACAGAAAAGAAAATTAAAAATGAATCTAACTGCATTTGGACGAAAAATCTGCCTGATATCATCAGTCTGCCTGTAGCTCACGGCGAGGGAAAGTTTATTCCGGATGGCAGGAAACTTTTGGACAGTTTAAATAAGAATAATCAGATAGTTTTCAGATATTGTTCAAAAGACGGCGGCAAACCGGAATATCCTTTGGATCCAAACGGTTCTGTAGATCAGATAGCTGGAATATGCAATACGTCGGGAAGTGTTTTCGGACTTATGCCTCATCCGGAAAGATATATTTTCGCTTTGCAGCATCCTGTCGGAGAAAGTTTTTACGGCGGATGCGGGTGGGGAAAAGTCATTTTCCAAAATGCTGTTGATTTTGTAAAGTAG